The nucleotide window CTTTTGTGGATTTGTTAGCGAATAAGTGGCTTGTGTAAGCGTGAGAACGCTTAAGCTTACCAGATCCTGTTCTTTTGAAACGCTTTGCAGCGCCACGGTGTGTTTTTTGTTTAGGCATGAAGGTATCCTCCTCTATTGATTATTTATCGTTTTTTGGTGCTAAAACTAAGAACATGCTTCTTCCTTCCATTTTCGGAGAGGATTCCACTGTACTTACTTCTTTACAAGCTTCAGAGAAGCGATCCAATACGCGCTGTCCAATTTCTTTGTGCGTGATTGCACGACCTTTGAAACGAATAGACGCTTTAACTTTGTCGCCTTTTTCCAAAAACTTAATGGCATTACGAAGTTTTGTGTTGAAATCGTGCTCATCAATTGTTGGGCTGAGACGAACTTCTTTCATCGTAATAACCTTTTGGTTTTTACGCATTTCTTTTTCTTTTTTCTGTTGCTCAAAGCGGAACTTGCCGTAATCCATAATGCGGCATACAGGCGGTTTCGCAGTTGGCGCAACCATTACAAGATCAAGATTTACGTTACCGGCTATTTCTAACGCTTCTTGACGGGATTTAATTCCAAGCTGATCACCGTTTGGTCCAACGAGACGAACTTCGCGAGCGCGAATTTGCTCATTGATCATCATGTCCTTGCTAATAATAAGCCACCTCCAAGGTTTAATGGGAATACGTTTGTGAGGGCCCCCGAGCACAATAAAAAAGTGCCGATGTACATAATACACCCGCACTGTAACTGTTGTGGTTACGTTAATCATCAAACCCGATAACTGCCAAAGCGGCGTCATTTGGGTGAGAAGCGGGGTGCTCCTTCTTTCACAAGTTCGTATTTCATTTGTCCTTGAAAACTATATCATAAGTCATGATGAGATGTCAAGAAAGCATAATATACAAGTGACACAAAAAATATTTTAACAGACAACCTGAAAGATGGCAATAGTTTTTTTAAAACTACGTCAATACAAGTAGCAGGACATATGATATGTGGTTGCAGTGAGTAACTAAAAAGTGCTCATGCTGAGTAAGGATACACTTGACGAGGCTTGTACTTTCGAGTTTCTTGCTATGATATTGCACAATCTTATATATGTCATTTCTAAAACATTACAGTGACAAAAATAAGCCGCAGAAAATCTGCGGCTTATCAATTAACGTTTTGCTTCTTTTGAAATGATATCCGCAAACGCTGCAAATGTCATTGTCTCGGACTTTTGCTCACCATATTTGCGGACGTTCACGCCGTTTTCTGCAACCTCATTGTCACCGACAACCAGCATGTACGGAATTTTTTGCATCTGTGCCTCGCGAATTTTATAGCCAATTTTCTCATCGCGTGTATCTACTTCTACGCGAATACCAGCGCGTTGCAAGTCTTCTTGGACTTTTTTCGCATAATCCAAATGAACTTGCGGTGAAACTGGGATTACCTGTACCTGCACCGGCGCTAACCATGTTGGGAATGCACCTTTATACTCTTCAATTAGGAATGCAATAAAACGTTCCATTGTTGATACAACACCGCGGTGAATAACAACCGGGCGATGCGGTTTGCCATCTTCTCCTACATACGTCAAGTCGAAGCGCTCTGGTAATAAGAAGTCCAACTGCACCGTTGACAACGTCTCATCCTTGCCAAGTGCTGTACGTACCTGTACGTCAAGCTTTGGACCATAGAATGCTGCTTCGCCTTCAGCTTCGTAATACTCGAGCTTCATATCATCCATAGCTTCTTTCAGCATACTTTGCGCTTTGTTCCACATTGCATCATCATCATAGTACTTCTCTTTATCTTCTGGGTCGCGGTAAGAAAGACGGAAAGAGTAATTTTCCAAACCAAAATCTTTGTATACTTCCTGCACCAAACGCACCACGCGGATAAATTCTTCTTTAATTTGATCCGGGCGTACAAAGATGTGTGCATCGTTCAGTGTCATCCCACGAACACGCTGCAATCCAGAAAGCGCGCCAGACATTTCATAGCGATGCATTGTACCAAGTTCGGCAATGCGAATTGGCAATTCGCGGTAGCTGTGAATATCATGCTTGTACACCATCATATGATGCGGACAGTTCATCGGGCGAAGCACCAGTTGTTCGTTATCCATTTCCATCGGTGGGAACATACCATCGCGATAATGATCCCAGTGGCCAGATGTTTTATAGAGATCCACACTTCCAAGTACTGGTGTGTATACATGATCGTAGCCAAGGCTTGCTTCTTTATCGACAATGTAACGTTCAATAATGCGGCGGATTGTAGAGCCCTTTGGCAACCATAACGGTAAACCTTGTCCTACTTTTTGAGAGTTTGTAAATAGCTTTAATTCTTTACCAAGTTTACGGTGATCACGCTCTTTTGCTTCTTGCAGCAAGCGGAGATGTTCATCGAGTTCTTCTTTTTTCGCAAATGCTGTACCGTAAATACGCTGCAGCATTTTGTTGTCGCTATCACCACGCCAATAAGCACCCGCAACACTCAATAATTTGAACGCTTTGATTTTACCTGTAGACGGCATATGCACACCGCGACATAGGTCGAAGAATTCACCTTGCTCATAAATCGTGATGATTTCCCCTTCAGGCAGTTCATTAATTAACTCTAGTTTTAGTTCGTCACCAATCTCTTCGTAACGTGCAAGCGCTTCTTCACGACTTACCTCTTTGCGTACGATTTCAATGTTTTCCTTTACAATACGTTCCATTTCTTTCTCAATTTTCGGAAGGTCTTCTGCTGTGATGGATTCTTCCATATCTACATCATAGTAAAAGCCGTTTTCAATTACTGGACCAATCCCTAGCTTTACTCCAGGATAAAGACGCTTTAAAGCTTGCGCCAATAAATGAGCTGTAGAATGGCGCATAATATCTGCACCCTCTTTGGAATCTAAAGTAATGATTGAGATCGCGCCGTCTTGTTCAATCGGTGTTTTTAAATCTAAAAATGTATCGTTAATTTTACCAGCGATTGCTTTTTTCTTTAGACCAGGACTGATGGATGCTGCAATGTCCTCTGTTGTTGTGCCAAGCGCGAATTCCTTTACTGCACCATCTGGGAAAGTAATTTTCAACATATTGTTCACTCCTTTAAAATGTAAGCTTTATGAGGTCCTCAATTGCTTAACCGTAAAATCTCAAAACAAAATGCTCTTTTCTAAAAGCTTGTTGTCTTTAGATAAGTTTCTTTGTTTCAGGTTGGTTGGAGCGGAAGGTGCGAGACTCCTGCGGGAGCAGCGGGTCAGGTGAGACCCCACGGGCTCTAAGCCGAGGAGGCTCCCCGCACGCCCCGCGGAAAGCGAGCAATCTGGAGCAGAAATCAACCACTCCCCACTATTTGTTACATAGCAACAACGTTTGCGAAAATAGCCCAACAAAAAACACTCCTCCCTAAAAAAGGGACGAGTGTTGCATTCGTGGTTCCACCCTTGTTCCAAAGAATACAAAGCATCCTTTGCTCAAGACATCATAACGGTGTTTGCCGTCAGCAATTACTGCATCGTTCACTGCTGAAGTTCAGAGGTGGTAAACAACTTTTTCGTATTAGGAAGCTCTCAGCCAAAGTCTTCCCTCTCTGAAAATCGTAAAAAGAAGTTCATGTCCTCATCAGTACTTGTTCCTATATTATGTACGTAATTATATGTCGAACATAAAAGAAATGCAAGGTGCCATTTATAAATTCTGTCGCATCTTTTCAAACTCTCCCACTGTATATAGCTTGACCCGCTCCTGAAACACATTACGAATGGTGACAACCATGTTGTGATCAGCATGCGCTGTATACAAATGAATGGTTTTAGGCGCAATAGACAAAAGAGGTGCGATAACATTTGCATCTACGTACAAATCTTGGTTTTTAAGTATATTACTATCTATATACTTGACTAATCGCTCCTGATTTAAACGGTGGCCTTTATCATCATAAAAAACAAAGCTGTCATGAAATACAAGATGCAAACAAGACAAACGAGATTTACGCGATCCTAACTGTTGTCTCAATGCTTCTACAAAGGATTGATATTCTTGTTCCAGCTTATACTCATCAATTGCCATCTCCACGAAACGATGGAGCTCAGCAAAATAAACGCGCAGACGAAAGCGTACATACGATGCAAATGAAAAAGAAAGATCCGCCTGAATAATATCCTGTAGCGACGCATGAAGTAGCTGATAACAATCCTGCTTTGATTCGTGAGACCACACTGCATTGCTTCCTCGCATGAGTTCATCCGCAATATGTAAAATGTGGTTTCGCTCCTCTTCATCACCATAAAAAAAAGATTGCGCTAAAATTTCATCCATCCATTTCATTTCCTTTGTTCTGACAATGAATTCTACGAGTTCACGTACAAGAAAATCTTGCGTGTCCGCCGCTAAAGATACAATTATGGATTGTTCCCGCAAAACCATATCTATGTAGAAGCTTTTCGCTTTCATCTGCTCGTACAATATTTTCGCATCACTTGTTTCTTCAAAGCGGATTTCAATCAAATTTCTCCCCCCTTATCCTCCCTATCCTATGTATATGGAAGGTTTATCGAAAAAATGATAAGCAAGGGGTGATAAAAAACAAAAGGAGAACAATAATATGCTCTCCTCACACACGACGATTTCCACCTAACACTTCCACAGGCTTTGCTAGATATTTAATTCGTTCCATAATACGCGCCGCTTTCATTTTCTCTTCTTCACCGCGCTGCGTGTACGTTAAATGATGCTCCAACCCTTTCAAGTCAAAATTAGATGTAAAAAAGGTTGGTAAGTTTTCCAACATGCGGAATTGTAAGATTGTACCTAAAATATCATCACGTACAAAGCTTGACATCCCTTCTGCACCTATATCATCAATCATTAAAACAGGCACGCGCTTTACTGCATCTAGTTTATCACTGATGGAATTATCCTGAATGGACCCTTTCATCTCTCGTAAAAACTCAGGTAAATATATTAACATCGAAGAAATCTGACGTTCTGCCAAAGCGTTTGCAATAGCACCCAAAATATACGTTTTCCCTACACCGAAGGCACCATAAAAATAAATGCCTTGTACACGTTTACCGGGCTCATATTCTTCTAAAAAACGTTCTGCTGCTAAAATCGCTTGAAAGCGTTGCGGATCTCCTAAATCCACAGTCGCCATATTCGCCTCTAAAATCTCTCTTGGTATATACACACTTTGAATTAAAGACTGTTGCTTCTTCCGCTCATCATAAGCAACCTTTCGGGGACAACGATCATACTGGATATCAATCGTTTTTCCTTGTATAACCAAATGCGGGTGATAGCCTTGAATCATATTTTTACAACCATCCAGGTTAGGACAATTTTCACACGAAACGCTTTGCCCAATATATTCATACAGTTTCATCAAACTGCGCTCAACCATAGAAGAAGTAACCTCTTCATGTGTATTTACAAACTCTTTCACACGTGGATGAGACATAACCTCCTGCTTTAGCGCTTCGTATCTCTCTTTAAATCCCTCTCGCTGAATTAACTGTCCAAATGCGTTTTGAATTCTTTCCATGTATCTCACCTCCAATACTGTTTACTCTTTCTTATACTTTTGCAATGCTGCTTCAAGTTGCTTTCTTTGTTCTTCCACGTTTAGATCTACTGTTTGAGGAGACGTCTCTGTTTTTTGCTCCATCCAAGTAGGAAGCATTTCTTTTCTAGTTGTGCGCTTACTTTGTTTCTTGCCCTCAGCCCATTGCTGATATTGACGATGTTCCTCTTTCGCAAGAGTCATGGCAGCTTTTACAGTTTTCACCTTCTTGCGTGCCCAATGTCCAGCAATTCTTTCGACGTACGACTTCGTGAGCTTCATATCCGTCCGCAACATCACATAGTGAATCAAAACGTTCACAACCCCCGGCAAAAGCTTTTGCTTCGTCATTACCTCTTCTATCACCTTCAAATCAGCGACAGTCGGTTGTGCGCCCCCTGCAATTTCCACAAGTAGCTGACGTGGAGAAAGCTCTTCCAAATGCTTGATGAGCAATTCTTCTTGACCTGTAGGTTCTTTTGTATGCATCGTGCGTTGCTGCAAAGGCTGTGTTCGTTCTACCAATGTTGGCAAAGCGCTTCCTTGCTCAAATTGATACCAATCACGCGCATTTTTCCGAAGAGTTTCTAGCTCGACCATATTTTGCTCCGTTATTGCCCCTAGCACTAAATTTTGCATGGAAATCGGATCAATACCATATATGTAGGCTAGCGTAATAATACAATCCTTTACGTTTGCGGTAAGTGCTTTCTTGGGAATAAGAGGAGACAGACCTTCTACAAATAATTTGTAATCAAAGAAATCATTGCTGATAGAAATGGCATTCCCTTCTATGGCTCCTGCCACACGATATCCCTCTGGCGTAGCAAGTTCTTCCTGCAATTGCGCCATTTGTCCGGAAGCAATGGGTTGAAAAACGTCATTGAACGCATATGTGACCTCTTTGTAGGAAGTAAGATCTTCTACCTCTTCACTGAAGTATTGCTTGACTTGATTATACTTACTTTTTCCTAAGCGGTTATATAAAAATATGTTTAATACAATTTCTGCAAAAAACTGACGAGGTGTAAGAGGCGGATACAATTCATACACAAATCGTCTCACATCATCTTCTCGTTTTACATATACCTTTAACAAACCTAAAGCCTCAAGCTTAGTGCGCTCCTGATAGATATCTGGAAGTTGCATGCCCGTACTCACCATCAGCATATGATGTCCTGCCTCTTTTGCTCCTTGCTCTACTTCGCACCATAATGTCATGTATAGGCTAAACGCACGAGCACCAATGAGCGGCTGATACAACATCGTTAAAACTTTCCGGTCATACGCATGCAACAGTCCCGCTGCACATACCTTATATCGGTCAACAGGCAATAATTCCATCCATGATTGTCGCTCCATAATTACATTCCTTCCGTCTCTCGGATTGTACAAAAAAGAGCCGACAGCCTAAGCCTCAAGCTCCTCTACTTCCGCTCTTTTTGTAAAATATCCTTAAGCTCATCAATAAATACTTGTAAGTCCTTAAACTGCCTGTATACAGATGCAAAGCGTACATAGGCAACTTCATCGATTTCACGAAGCTGTTCCATCACCATCTCGCCCACAATTTCGCTTTTTACTTCAGGCGTCCCTAAATTGCGCAGCTCTCGTTCAATAGATTGTGTTACTTCTTCCAATTGCTTCAATGCAACAGGACGCTTTTCACACGCCCTAATCAATCCGCGTAAAATTTTATCCTTGCTAAATTCTTCCCGTATGCCTTCTTTTTTAACAATAATAAGAGGCGTTTCTTCCACTCGCTCAAATGTTGTAAATCGATGTGAACAGCTCTCACATTCTCTTCGTCTTCGAATAGAACGGCTGTCATCCACAGGACGAGAATCTAATACCCTTGTACCACTATGAAAACAAGACGGACAACGCAAATTCCTCACTCCTTATCTCATGTCTTACAACTTTTGTGCCAAACTTGTCCCAACAAAAACAATCTTTTTATCCAGCTGTTTATAAAGTTCCTTTATCGTACGTCTGCTAAAGCCAAAGTCACTTGGTAATGCTGTTTCCGTATATACCATAAAGTCCACAGCTGTTTCAAATGGTCGGATTGTTACAATTGTAGCAACAACATGCGCCTTAACTTTTCCATTGAGTACTGCACTGACTTCGCCTCGTTCCATTTGTACAGACGTCACATTACAATGCGGCACAGCCTTTAACAGCTCTTCAACTGCTTTTAAAGCACCTGTAGTATTCGTTTTATAATAGCGAGTACGCAACTCATCTACACGGTGCGTATCTGCCGTTTCTGCTTGTGTTGTGAAAAATTGTTTAACATTTGCGATAAGGCCCATACAAGTCTCCTTACTTTCTTGAAATAAAGGCTCTGTTAAAGTTCGTTGCTGATTTCCGATACGAGGGCGCTTTCCACGAGCAGTCAGCAAGCCTCCTCAGCGCTATGCCCCTACGGATCTCCCTTTGACTTGCTTTTCCCGCAGAAGTCTCAACCCATTCACTTCAATTAACAAGTGCCAATTATCAACATTAGGTTTTAACACAGCCAAAATAAATGAAAAGAGGTGTATATACACCTCTTTTCATTTTAAAGCAAATATCTATTTTTTTAAAGTGCTTTTGCGTCACGCTTCTTAATTTCGAAGCTACCTGTTCCACGTGGCAATTCAATACTTTCTCTTGTTTTTGCATTTAAACCTTCAGCAATATAGTCAGCAGCTACATTCGGATCGATACGATCTCCGCAAGTATATACATCGATGCTCGCATAACCGTGCTCAGGGAAGCTGTGAATTGTTAAGTGAGACTCAGAGATAATAACAACCCCACTCACGCCCTGCGGTGCAAATTTGTGAAACGCAACCTCACGAACTTCCGCTCCTGATTTTAGCGCAGCATCTACAAATAGTTGTTCAATAAAAGGCATATCATTCAGTTTGTCAAAATCGCAGCCCCATAGTTCAGCAATAACATGGCGGCCCATAGTGTCCATAGTGTGCATTTTATTTCCCCCTTAGAATTCGGTTTAGCTTAAACGAACACGCCATTGATACGTTTGGCTACCACGGGGGAAAGTTAGTCCAAAGAGGTCCTAACCCTTTAAGTAAGCTACTTTATCGGCATGTTTTGTTTACGAAAGATAGTATACTTTGTTTATTTTCATTTTGCAACAAGTCTTTTTATTTTTTTCGAAATGTCAACAAATATTTACGTTTACTACTGGCAATTCCCCCTCTACACGAGCGAATTCTATAATAACTTATTTAAAAATCCACCTCTTTTACATTGTCAACTCTAACGCAAAGCAAACAGCCTGCACCTTACGTGCAGGCTGTTTGCTGTGTATGACGCCGCATATTAAATATGCTGTACGTTTTGCTTTACCAATTCTTTTGAAACAAGAGCTGTCAATTCTACAACACGACGGGAGTAACCCCACTCATTGTCATACCAAGCCAATACTTTAATTTTACGAGAACCGATGACCATTGTAGATAAGCTATCAATAATGGCGGAATGCGTATTTGTATTAAAATCTACAGATACAAGCGGCTCATCGCAATATGCAACAATCCCCTTCATCGACCCTTGTGCTGCAATAGCGAAGGCCTCGTTTACCTCTTCTAAGGTAACATCTCTTTTCACATCCACAACAAGATCTACAAGGGAAACATTTGGTGTTGGAACACGTAGCGCCATACCATGCAGCTTACCTGCCAAGTGCGGAAGTACTTTAGAAAGCGCTTTCGCAGCTCCCGTTGTAGTAGGGATAATGGATTGCGCACATGCTCTTGCACGGCGTAAATCTTTATGTGGATTGTCTATATTTTTTTGATCGTTTGTATATGCGTGAACAGTCGTCATTAAACCATTGTCAATGCCAAATCTTTCGTCAAGTACCTTTACAACCGGCGCTAAACAGTTTGTTGTACAAGATGCGTTCGAAATTACATCATGCTTTGTAATATCCAACTGTGCATCATTGACCCCCAT belongs to Ectobacillus sp. JY-23 and includes:
- the rpmI gene encoding 50S ribosomal protein L35; translation: MPKQKTHRGAAKRFKRTGSGKLKRSHAYTSHLFANKSTKAKRKLRKAGVVSTGDFKRIRQMLYSI
- the infC gene encoding translation initiation factor IF-3; amino-acid sequence: MMINEQIRAREVRLVGPNGDQLGIKSRQEALEIAGNVNLDLVMVAPTAKPPVCRIMDYGKFRFEQQKKEKEMRKNQKVITMKEVRLSPTIDEHDFNTKLRNAIKFLEKGDKVKASIRFKGRAITHKEIGQRVLDRFSEACKEVSTVESSPKMEGRSMFLVLAPKNDK
- the thrS gene encoding threonine--tRNA ligase encodes the protein MNNMLKITFPDGAVKEFALGTTTEDIAASISPGLKKKAIAGKINDTFLDLKTPIEQDGAISIITLDSKEGADIMRHSTAHLLAQALKRLYPGVKLGIGPVIENGFYYDVDMEESITAEDLPKIEKEMERIVKENIEIVRKEVSREEALARYEEIGDELKLELINELPEGEIITIYEQGEFFDLCRGVHMPSTGKIKAFKLLSVAGAYWRGDSDNKMLQRIYGTAFAKKEELDEHLRLLQEAKERDHRKLGKELKLFTNSQKVGQGLPLWLPKGSTIRRIIERYIVDKEASLGYDHVYTPVLGSVDLYKTSGHWDHYRDGMFPPMEMDNEQLVLRPMNCPHHMMVYKHDIHSYRELPIRIAELGTMHRYEMSGALSGLQRVRGMTLNDAHIFVRPDQIKEEFIRVVRLVQEVYKDFGLENYSFRLSYRDPEDKEKYYDDDAMWNKAQSMLKEAMDDMKLEYYEAEGEAAFYGPKLDVQVRTALGKDETLSTVQLDFLLPERFDLTYVGEDGKPHRPVVIHRGVVSTMERFIAFLIEEYKGAFPTWLAPVQVQVIPVSPQVHLDYAKKVQEDLQRAGIRVEVDTRDEKIGYKIREAQMQKIPYMLVVGDNEVAENGVNVRKYGEQKSETMTFAAFADIISKEAKR
- the ytxC gene encoding putative sporulation protein YtxC gives rise to the protein MIEIRFEETSDAKILYEQMKAKSFYIDMVLREQSIIVSLAADTQDFLVRELVEFIVRTKEMKWMDEILAQSFFYGDEEERNHILHIADELMRGSNAVWSHESKQDCYQLLHASLQDIIQADLSFSFASYVRFRLRVYFAELHRFVEMAIDEYKLEQEYQSFVEALRQQLGSRKSRLSCLHLVFHDSFVFYDDKGHRLNQERLVKYIDSNILKNQDLYVDANVIAPLLSIAPKTIHLYTAHADHNMVVTIRNVFQERVKLYTVGEFEKMRQNL
- the dnaI gene encoding primosomal protein DnaI, which gives rise to MERIQNAFGQLIQREGFKERYEALKQEVMSHPRVKEFVNTHEEVTSSMVERSLMKLYEYIGQSVSCENCPNLDGCKNMIQGYHPHLVIQGKTIDIQYDRCPRKVAYDERKKQQSLIQSVYIPREILEANMATVDLGDPQRFQAILAAERFLEEYEPGKRVQGIYFYGAFGVGKTYILGAIANALAERQISSMLIYLPEFLREMKGSIQDNSISDKLDAVKRVPVLMIDDIGAEGMSSFVRDDILGTILQFRMLENLPTFFTSNFDLKGLEHHLTYTQRGEEEKMKAARIMERIKYLAKPVEVLGGNRRV
- a CDS encoding replication initiation and membrane attachment family protein, whose translation is MERQSWMELLPVDRYKVCAAGLLHAYDRKVLTMLYQPLIGARAFSLYMTLWCEVEQGAKEAGHHMLMVSTGMQLPDIYQERTKLEALGLLKVYVKREDDVRRFVYELYPPLTPRQFFAEIVLNIFLYNRLGKSKYNQVKQYFSEEVEDLTSYKEVTYAFNDVFQPIASGQMAQLQEELATPEGYRVAGAIEGNAISISNDFFDYKLFVEGLSPLIPKKALTANVKDCIITLAYIYGIDPISMQNLVLGAITEQNMVELETLRKNARDWYQFEQGSALPTLVERTQPLQQRTMHTKEPTGQEELLIKHLEELSPRQLLVEIAGGAQPTVADLKVIEEVMTKQKLLPGVVNVLIHYVMLRTDMKLTKSYVERIAGHWARKKVKTVKAAMTLAKEEHRQYQQWAEGKKQSKRTTRKEMLPTWMEQKTETSPQTVDLNVEEQRKQLEAALQKYKKE
- the nrdR gene encoding transcriptional regulator NrdR; its protein translation is MRCPSCFHSGTRVLDSRPVDDSRSIRRRRECESCSHRFTTFERVEETPLIIVKKEGIREEFSKDKILRGLIRACEKRPVALKQLEEVTQSIERELRNLGTPEVKSEIVGEMVMEQLREIDEVAYVRFASVYRQFKDLQVFIDELKDILQKERK
- a CDS encoding cytosolic protein; amino-acid sequence: MLTARGKRPRIGNQQRTLTEPLFQESKETCMGLIANVKQFFTTQAETADTHRVDELRTRYYKTNTTGALKAVEELLKAVPHCNVTSVQMERGEVSAVLNGKVKAHVVATIVTIRPFETAVDFMVYTETALPSDFGFSRRTIKELYKQLDKKIVFVGTSLAQKL
- the speD gene encoding adenosylmethionine decarboxylase; the protein is MDTMGRHVIAELWGCDFDKLNDMPFIEQLFVDAALKSGAEVREVAFHKFAPQGVSGVVIISESHLTIHSFPEHGYASIDVYTCGDRIDPNVAADYIAEGLNAKTRESIELPRGTGSFEIKKRDAKAL
- a CDS encoding glyceraldehyde-3-phosphate dehydrogenase translates to MTRVAINGFGRIGRMVFRQAIKENEFEIVAINASYPSETLAHLIKYDTVHGKFEGTVEAFEDYLLVDGKMIRLLNNRNPQELPWNTMGVDVVIEATGKFNSKDKAMLHLEAGAKKVILTAPGKNEDITIVMGVNDAQLDITKHDVISNASCTTNCLAPVVKVLDERFGIDNGLMTTVHAYTNDQKNIDNPHKDLRRARACAQSIIPTTTGAAKALSKVLPHLAGKLHGMALRVPTPNVSLVDLVVDVKRDVTLEEVNEAFAIAAQGSMKGIVAYCDEPLVSVDFNTNTHSAIIDSLSTMVIGSRKIKVLAWYDNEWGYSRRVVELTALVSKELVKQNVQHI